The following coding sequences lie in one Apteryx mantelli isolate bAptMan1 chromosome 6, bAptMan1.hap1, whole genome shotgun sequence genomic window:
- the FZD5 gene encoding frizzled-5 has product MGGPGGAGLPVPVPAPVPALLLLGLGLPLLLGLPAAGRAGSKAPACQEITVPMCKGIGYNLTYMPNQFNHDTQDEAGLEVHQFWPLVEIQCSPDLRFFLCSMYTPICLPDYAKPLPPCRSVCERAKAGCSPIMQQYGFAWPERMSCDRLPVLGDSEVLCMGYNRTEATTSPPFAGKPTRPAKDAGKNLTPLSGQRPSGPDCGRACKCKAPLVPISKESHPLYNRIRTGQVPNCAIPCYQPYFTQDEKTFATFWIGLWSILCFLSTSTTVATFLIDMERFKYPERPIIFLSACYLFVSVGYIVRLVAGHASVACNPEHHHVHYETTGPALCTVVFLLLYFFGMASSIWWVILSLTWFLAAGMKWGNEAIAGYAQYFHLAAWLIPSAKSIAVLALSSVDGDPVAGVCYVGNQSLENLRGFVLAPLVVYLFTGSLFLLAGFISLFRIRSVIKQGGTKTDKLEKLMIRIGIFTVLYTVPATIVIACYIYEQHNREAWERAQNCSCPGDPHSPKPDYAVFMLKYFMCLVVGITSGVWIWSGKTLESWRRFSARCCRGRKPAGASVCGEASPALAGTTALPSLAPYHKQVPLSHV; this is encoded by the coding sequence atgggcggccccggcggcgcggggctgccggtgccggtgccggcgccggtgccggcgctgctgctgctggggctggggctgccgctgctgctggggctgccggcggccgggCGCGCCGGCTCCAAGGCGCCGGCCTGCCAGGAGATCACGGTGCCCATGTGCAAGGGCATCGGCTACAACCTGACCTACATGCCCAACCAGTTCAACCACGACACGCAGGACGAGGCCGGGCTGGAGGTGCACCAGTTCTGGCCGCTGGTGGAGATCCAGTGCTCGCCGGACCTGCGCTTCTTCCTCTGCAGCATGTACACCCCCATCTGCCTGCCCGACTACGCCAAGCCGCTGCCGCCCTGCCGCTCCGTCTGCGAGCGGGCCAAGGCCGGCTGCTCGCCCATCATGCAGCAGTACGGCTTCGCCTGGCCTGAGCGCATGAGCTGCGACCGCCTGCCCGTGCTGGGCGACTCGGAGGTGCTGTGCATGGGCTACAACCGCACCGAGGCCACCACCTCGCCGCCTTTCGCCGGGAAGCCCACGCGCCCCGCCAAGGACGCGGGTAAAAACCTGACGCCGCTGAGCGGGCAGCGCCCATCAGGGCCGGACTGCGGCCGGGCATGCAAGTGCAAGGCGCCCCTGGTGCCCATCTCCAAGGAGTCCCATCCGCTCTACAACCGCATCCGCACGGGGCAGGTGCCCAACTGCGCCATCCCCTGCTACCAGCCCTACTTCACCCAGGACGAGAAGACCTTCGCCACCTTCTGGATTGGCCTCTGGTCCatcctctgcttcctctccacCTCCACCACCGTGGCCACCTTCCTCATCGACATGGAGCGCTTCAAGTACCCCGAGCGCCCCATCATCTTCCTCTCCGCGTGCTACCTCTTTGTCTCCGTGGGCTACATCGTGCGGCTGGTGGCAGGGCACGCCAGTGTGGCCTGCAACCCTGAGCACCACCACGTCCACTACGAGACCACGGGCCCCGCACTCTGCACCgtggtcttcctcctcctctactTCTTtggcatggccagctccatctgGTGGGTCATCCTCTCCCTCACCTGGTTCCTGGCTGCCGGCATGAAGTGGGGCAATGAGGCCATCGCCGGCTACGCGCAGTACTTCCACCTTGCCGCCTGGCTCATCCCCAGCGCCAAGTCCATCGCTGTACTGGCCCTCAGCTCTGTGGACGGCGACCCAGTGGCCGGGGTTTGCTACGTGGGCAACCAGAGCCTGGAGAACCTGCGGGGCTTTGTGCTGGCGCCGCTGGTGGTTTATCTCTTCACCGGCAGCCTCTTCCTGCTGGCCGGCTTCATCTCGCTGTTTCGCATCCGCAGCGTGATCAAGCAGGGCGGCACCAAGACGGACAAGCTGGAGAAGCTGATGATCCGCATCGGCATCTTCACCGTGCTCTACACCGTGCCGGCCACCATCGTCATCGCCTGCTACATCTACGAGCAGCACAACCGGGAGGCCTGGGAGCGGGCGCAGAACTGCTCCTGCCCGGGTGACCCCCACAGCCCCAAGCCCGACTACGCCGTCTTCATGCTCAAGTACTTTATGTGCCTCGTGGTGGGCATCACCTCTGGCGTCTGGATCTGGTCCGGCAAGACCCTGGAGTCGTGGAGGCGCTTCTCGGCCCGCTGCTGCCGGGGCAGGAAGCCCGCGGGCGCCTCCGTGTGCGGCGAGgccagccccgcgctggctgGCACGACGGCgctgcccagcctggccccctACCACAAGCAGGTCCCGTTGTCCCACGTGTGA